One stretch of Macrobrachium nipponense isolate FS-2020 chromosome 16, ASM1510439v2, whole genome shotgun sequence DNA includes these proteins:
- the LOC135195298 gene encoding uncharacterized protein LOC135195298: protein MFNLEQFLLNPKDELPRLHLAKKAELLTITQKWQIPSESSYVKARLISDILQFLIAKNVVKESDEEVEEVRYLTGAVATSKEDPEVTKMKLQLELEKLKILNAREEEEREIRKDERRREEEEREIRKDERRREAALQEVELQKKLAEIELSKTRETANIQLKTKEEERNLPEKFDLGKAKKLIPTFDEKEPEVFFDTFEDTATSLEWPAETLGNAH, encoded by the coding sequence ATGTTCAATTTAGAGCAATTCTTGCTTAATCCTAAAGATGAACTACCAAGATTACATCTTGCAAAGAAAGCGGAACTCTTGACTATCACCCAGAAATGGCAAATACCTTCAGAGTCCTCCTATGTCAAAGCTAGATTGATAAGCGACATCCTCCAATTTCTAATTGCAAAGAATGTAGTTAAAGAGAGCgacgaagaagtagaagaagtacGTTACCTGACCGGTGCGGTTGCTACCAGTAAAGAAGATCCAGAAGTAACCAAGATGAAACTACAATTGGAATTGGAAAAATTGAAGATACTCAAtgcacgagaagaagaagaaagggaaataagaaaagatgaaagaagaagagaagaagaagaaagggaaataagaaaagatgaaagaagacgAGAAGCTGCATTACAGGAAGTAGAACTCCAAAAGAAATTAGCGGAAATAGAATTGTCGAAAACAAGAGAAACTGCTAACATACAACTTAAAACCAAGGAAGAAGAACGCAATCTTCCTGAAAAGTTCGACTTAGGCAAAGCAAAAAAGCTCATTCCTACATTTGATGAAAAAGAACCCGAAGTATTCTTCGACACTTTCGAGGATACAGCCACCTCGCTCGAGTGGCCGGCAGAAACACTGGGTAATGCTCATTAG